The Flammeovirgaceae bacterium genome contains a region encoding:
- a CDS encoding PD40 domain-containing protein: protein MKYALLIIVSLLLFQSANAQDEKKDPKPDTVKKEKPKKKKDLPLEAARKIKIKTNEGSWMSLDVSPDGKTIVFDLLGDLYLLPITGGKAQPFMKGMAFDSHPRFSPDGKSILFISDRSGGENVWHFSLDKKDSTQVTKGNNDNYQSAEWTPDGQYIVASKGRLNLKLWLFHKDGGGGAQLISRPDNLKVIEPAFGKDDRYIWYAQRTGGWNYNAMMPQIQLGVYDRERGETELKTSRYGSAFTPTLSPDGKWLVYGSRYNEHTGLVLRNLESGEERWLAYPVQRDEQESIGTLGMLPAMSFTPDSKELVASYGGRFWRIPIAGGNAVEIPFEMDTEVEVGPLLDFKYPVTDDPTFVVTQIRDPQVSPDGKRVAFTALNRLYVMDLPSGTPKRVSTFNFTEAQPIWSPDGNQLAWVSWEGNGGHIYKFNYKAKAPTVQKLTSTPALYSNPAWSYKNNRIIFEASPPQYFKDQDGPVGFAERNIGWISADGGTVTIVDKARGRHTPHFTKSDDRIYLSHGQKGLVSVRWDGSDEKGHVKVTGITTFGMSAKHHCMMVESEQEPTPQPSPAAVILMAPEGDKALAQINNEVYVVTVPKTGGETPTIAVADAANAQFPSRKLTKLGGEFPSWGSSGNVVHWSLGNALFSFNLDSAQAKELELKKKKAEEEKLKEQGKGEEKKENEKAEPEKNGNKKEEKKDESYRPTEVRIKVNVPRDIPKSKVLLQNARIITMKGNEIIESGDLLIENNRIKQVGAAGTISVDGSVQKMDMRGKTIIPGFVDTHSHMWPAWGIHKSEIWMYLANLAYGVTTTRDPQTATTDVLTYADMVEAGQIMGPRVYSTGPGVGFWAYNIKDADQAKDILKQYSDYYNTRYIKMYLVGNRQQRQWVIQAARDQKLMPTTEGGLNIKLNMTQIIDGYPGHEHAFPVYPLYKDFTTFVAESGTTYTPTLLVAYGGPFAENYYWATENPTKDEKLNRFTHKTELDSKTRRVDSWFIYEEHVFPDHAKFVKDLVEAGGKAGVGSHGEMQGIGFHWELWSMASGGLSNHDALKVATIHGAKGLGLDGDLGSIEPGKLADLIILDKNPLENIRNTNTISKVVKNGRIYDGNTLEETGTGKQKPTFEWQQKKPENVPGIR, encoded by the coding sequence ATGAAATACGCTCTTCTCATCATCGTAAGCCTGCTTCTTTTTCAAAGTGCCAATGCCCAGGATGAAAAGAAAGATCCGAAACCGGATACCGTAAAAAAAGAAAAACCGAAAAAGAAAAAAGATCTGCCGCTGGAAGCAGCCCGAAAAATAAAAATCAAAACCAACGAAGGCTCGTGGATGTCGCTGGATGTGAGCCCCGATGGAAAAACCATAGTGTTCGATTTGCTTGGCGATTTGTACTTGCTGCCGATAACTGGCGGCAAGGCGCAGCCCTTTATGAAAGGCATGGCCTTCGATTCGCACCCGCGTTTCAGCCCCGATGGCAAAAGCATACTCTTTATTTCTGATCGCAGCGGTGGCGAAAACGTGTGGCACTTCTCGCTCGACAAAAAGGATTCAACACAGGTAACCAAGGGCAACAACGACAACTACCAGTCGGCCGAGTGGACACCCGATGGCCAATACATCGTTGCCAGCAAAGGCCGGTTAAATCTGAAGTTATGGCTCTTCCACAAAGATGGTGGGGGTGGGGCACAACTGATCAGCCGGCCCGATAACCTGAAAGTGATTGAACCGGCCTTCGGAAAAGACGACCGGTACATTTGGTATGCCCAGCGTACTGGAGGCTGGAATTACAACGCCATGATGCCGCAAATCCAGCTTGGTGTTTACGATCGGGAGCGCGGTGAAACCGAGCTAAAAACTTCACGCTATGGTTCAGCATTTACCCCCACCTTATCGCCCGATGGTAAGTGGCTGGTTTATGGCAGCCGATACAACGAACACACTGGCCTGGTGCTTCGCAACCTGGAAAGCGGTGAAGAGCGCTGGCTGGCTTACCCGGTACAGCGCGATGAACAGGAGTCCATCGGCACGCTGGGCATGTTGCCGGCCATGTCCTTCACACCCGACAGCAAAGAACTGGTGGCATCCTATGGCGGCCGGTTCTGGCGCATACCGATAGCCGGTGGCAATGCTGTTGAAATTCCTTTTGAAATGGATACGGAAGTGGAGGTGGGCCCGCTGCTGGATTTCAAATACCCTGTTACAGATGACCCAACATTTGTGGTAACCCAAATCCGCGATCCGCAGGTTTCGCCCGATGGTAAGCGGGTTGCTTTTACTGCGCTGAACCGGCTTTACGTTATGGATTTACCCAGCGGCACGCCCAAACGGGTAAGTACTTTTAATTTCACCGAAGCACAACCGATATGGAGTCCGGATGGCAATCAACTGGCTTGGGTAAGCTGGGAAGGAAACGGAGGACACATTTATAAATTTAACTACAAAGCCAAAGCCCCAACGGTTCAGAAATTAACATCAACACCGGCACTGTACAGCAATCCGGCATGGTCGTACAAGAATAACCGTATAATTTTTGAGGCATCGCCTCCCCAATATTTTAAAGATCAGGACGGACCCGTTGGTTTTGCTGAGCGAAATATCGGTTGGATTTCAGCTGATGGCGGAACTGTAACGATTGTCGATAAAGCACGCGGAAGGCACACCCCGCACTTTACCAAAAGTGACGACCGTATCTACTTGTCGCACGGCCAAAAAGGGTTGGTATCCGTCCGGTGGGACGGCTCCGATGAAAAAGGACACGTTAAAGTTACCGGCATCACCACCTTTGGTATGTCGGCCAAACACCATTGCATGATGGTGGAAAGTGAACAGGAGCCCACTCCGCAGCCCTCGCCAGCAGCCGTCATCCTGATGGCCCCGGAAGGCGATAAGGCGCTGGCACAAATTAACAATGAAGTTTATGTGGTAACTGTTCCGAAAACCGGTGGTGAAACGCCCACTATTGCAGTTGCCGATGCGGCTAATGCGCAGTTCCCGTCAAGAAAACTGACTAAACTGGGTGGTGAATTCCCATCGTGGGGAAGTTCCGGTAACGTGGTGCACTGGTCGCTGGGTAACGCGTTGTTTTCGTTTAACCTCGATTCTGCCCAGGCCAAAGAACTTGAGTTGAAAAAGAAAAAGGCGGAAGAAGAAAAACTGAAAGAGCAGGGAAAAGGCGAAGAGAAAAAAGAAAATGAAAAGGCTGAACCCGAAAAGAATGGCAATAAAAAAGAGGAGAAAAAAGACGAAAGCTATAGGCCGACCGAAGTGCGCATTAAGGTAAACGTACCGCGCGATATTCCGAAATCGAAGGTGTTGTTACAAAATGCGCGCATCATTACCATGAAGGGTAATGAAATTATTGAAAGTGGCGATCTGCTTATCGAGAACAACCGGATAAAACAGGTTGGCGCTGCCGGTACCATCAGCGTGGATGGCAGTGTACAAAAAATGGATATGCGCGGGAAAACCATTATACCCGGTTTTGTTGATACACACTCGCACATGTGGCCGGCGTGGGGCATTCACAAGAGTGAAATCTGGATGTACCTGGCCAACCTCGCCTATGGGGTAACCACCACGCGCGATCCGCAAACGGCCACCACCGATGTGTTAACCTATGCCGATATGGTTGAGGCCGGCCAGATTATGGGGCCGCGTGTTTATTCCACCGGCCCGGGTGTTGGCTTCTGGGCATACAACATTAAGGATGCCGATCAGGCCAAAGATATTCTCAAGCAATACTCTGATTACTACAATACCAGGTACATTAAAATGTACCTGGTAGGAAATCGCCAGCAACGACAATGGGTTATTCAGGCTGCCCGTGACCAAAAACTGATGCCCACTACCGAGGGCGGACTGAACATTAAACTGAACATGACGCAGATTATTGACGGCTACCCGGGCCACGAACATGCGTTTCCGGTTTATCCGCTGTATAAAGATTTCACCACTTTCGTAGCCGAATCAGGAACTACCTACACGCCAACATTGCTGGTTGCCTATGGCGGCCCTTTTGCCGAAAACTATTACTGGGCAACCGAGAATCCGACAAAAGATGAAAAGCTGAACCGGTTTACACACAAAACCGAACTCGATTCCAAAACACGCAGGGTTGACAGCTGGTTTATTTACGAAGAGCACGTCTTTCCCGATCATGCAAAGTTTGTAAAGGATCTTGTAGAAGCTGGCGGTAAAGCAGGTGTTGGTTCGCATGGCGAAATGCAGGGCATCGGGTTCCACTGGGAGTTGTGGTCCATGGCGTCCGGAGGTTTATCAAACCACGATGCGTTAAAGGTGGCTACCATTCATGGCGCAAAAGGATTGGGCTTGGATGGCGACCTGGGCAGCATTGAACCCGGCAAACTTGCCGACCTGATTATTCTCGATAAAAATCCGTTGGAGAATATCCGCAACACCAACACCATCAGTAAAGTGGTGAAGAACGGCCGGATATACGATGGCAACACCTTGGAAGAAACCGGTACCGGAAAGCAAAAGCCTACTTTCGAGTGGCAGCAGAAGAAACCGGAAAACGTTCCCGGCATCCGCTAA
- a CDS encoding deoxynucleoside kinase yields MTQLKHIAICGNIGCGKTSLVEKLSKHYGWTPLYESVDKNPYLRDFYNDMTRWAFHLQIYFLNSRFRQVNEIRANKKTTIQDRTIYEDAYIFAANLHASGHINERDYQSYLDIFNSMINFVPPPDLLIYLRSDIPKLVRQIQKRGRDFEYAMRLDYLKNLNEYYEKWISSYKLGRLLIINTNDLDFVERIDDFAFIVSRVDLELNNLFT; encoded by the coding sequence ATGACCCAGCTAAAACACATTGCCATCTGCGGAAACATCGGGTGCGGCAAAACCAGCCTGGTTGAAAAACTGAGCAAACACTACGGGTGGACACCGCTGTACGAATCGGTTGACAAAAATCCGTACCTGCGCGATTTCTATAACGACATGACGCGCTGGGCCTTTCACCTGCAAATCTATTTTCTCAACAGCCGTTTCCGGCAGGTAAATGAAATCCGCGCCAACAAAAAAACCACCATTCAGGACCGCACCATTTACGAAGATGCTTACATTTTTGCGGCCAACCTGCATGCCAGCGGACATATTAACGAACGCGACTACCAGAGCTACCTCGATATTTTTAATTCGATGATCAACTTTGTGCCCCCGCCCGACCTGCTCATCTACCTGCGCTCCGACATCCCCAAGTTAGTGCGTCAAATTCAGAAACGCGGCCGCGATTTTGAATACGCCATGCGGCTCGATTACCTTAAAAACCTGAACGAATACTACGAGAAATGGATTAGCAGCTACAAACTCGGCAGGCTGCTCATCATCAATACCAACGACCTGGATTTTGTAGAACGCATTGACGACTTTGCTTTTATTGTAAGCCGGGTTGACCTTGAATTAAATAACCTGTTCACGTAA
- a CDS encoding PepSY domain-containing protein gives MDNNKNIARATRFYRKIHNWIGTFLFVFFFFISVTGLLLGWKKHSGGLILPKTEKGVSSNMKDWLSYDSLHTLAVKALHDSFPENLSPALDRIDARPDKGVVKFVFKNHYTEIQLDCTTGNVLAVNTRTSDIIEQIHDGSLLDFAFNTSDGQIKLGYTTIAGVSLLLLTVTGFFLWYNPVRIRSSKKSSHT, from the coding sequence ATGGACAATAATAAAAACATAGCCCGCGCCACCCGCTTCTACCGGAAAATCCATAATTGGATTGGCACCTTCCTGTTTGTGTTTTTCTTTTTCATTTCGGTTACCGGATTACTCTTGGGCTGGAAAAAACATTCAGGCGGATTGATTCTTCCAAAAACCGAAAAAGGTGTTTCTTCAAATATGAAAGACTGGCTTTCGTACGATAGTCTGCACACCCTTGCCGTAAAAGCATTGCACGATTCTTTTCCTGAAAATCTTTCTCCGGCACTGGACCGTATTGATGCCCGGCCGGATAAGGGTGTTGTAAAATTTGTATTCAAAAATCATTACACCGAAATACAATTGGATTGCACTACCGGCAACGTACTGGCAGTTAATACCCGCACTTCAGATATCATTGAACAAATTCATGACGGCTCCTTACTCGATTTTGCTTTCAACACCAGCGATGGGCAAATTAAACTGGGCTACACAACTATTGCAGGGGTAAGCCTGCTGTTGCTGACAGTTACAGGATTTTTTTTATGGTACAATCCTGTTCGGATACGGTCATCAAAGAAAAGTTCTCACACCTGA
- the lptB gene encoding LPS export ABC transporter ATP-binding protein, with the protein MVLRAESLVKKYKTRTVVDHVSVEVAQGEIVGLLGPNGAGKTTSFYMIVGLIKPNEGKIFLDSEEITPMPMYQRARKGIGYLAQEASVFRKLTVEENIMAVLEMRNTTRQQQKEKVDELINEFSLHKVRKSLGMSLSGGERRRTEIARALAVDPKFVLLDEPFAGVDPIAVEEIQSIVAKLKNKNIGILITDHNVDETLSITDRAYLMVDGKLFKSGTAQELANDPQVRKVYLGQNFELRRAKVTLPDGQ; encoded by the coding sequence ATGGTATTGCGAGCAGAAAGCCTTGTTAAAAAATATAAAACACGCACCGTTGTTGATCATGTATCCGTTGAGGTTGCTCAGGGAGAAATTGTTGGTCTGCTTGGCCCCAATGGTGCCGGCAAAACCACTTCGTTCTATATGATAGTGGGGCTCATCAAACCCAATGAAGGAAAAATCTTTCTCGATTCAGAAGAGATCACACCCATGCCCATGTACCAACGGGCCCGAAAGGGCATAGGTTACCTTGCTCAGGAGGCCAGCGTTTTCAGAAAACTAACGGTTGAAGAAAATATTATGGCCGTGCTCGAGATGCGCAACACAACACGGCAACAGCAAAAAGAAAAAGTAGATGAACTGATTAATGAATTCAGCTTACATAAGGTGCGCAAAAGCCTGGGCATGTCACTCTCGGGCGGTGAACGCAGGCGCACCGAAATTGCCCGGGCGCTGGCTGTTGACCCGAAGTTTGTATTACTGGACGAGCCTTTTGCCGGAGTAGACCCGATTGCCGTTGAAGAAATTCAGTCTATCGTAGCAAAACTCAAAAATAAAAACATCGGTATTCTCATCACCGATCACAATGTAGATGAAACCTTGTCGATTACCGACAGGGCCTACCTGATGGTTGACGGCAAATTGTTTAAGTCGGGAACAGCGCAAGAACTCGCCAACGACCCACAGGTTCGCAAAGTGTATCTCGGACAAAACTTTGAACTGCGCAGGGCAAAAGTAACATTGCCCGATGGGCAATAG
- a CDS encoding TonB-dependent receptor, translating to MKHIITVLVLMWVYYFPVYAQEQKDTTYINPKNFILDETVVSASRWEQNIREVPNRITKISAATIQFQNPQTAADLLGVSNQVFIQKSQLGGGSPMIRGFATSRVLLVIDGVRMNNAIFRSGNVQNIISLDASTIDESEVIFGPGSVIYGSDAIGGVMDFHTLTPRFSENGKLRFNANAFSRYSSANNEATNHLNFTLGSKRWSWVAAYTHSNYDDLLIGSKGPDEYLRPDFQRRVNNTDSVFVNSNPRLQVPTGYSQENILQKLAFRPTENITLLYAFHYSRTSDVPRYDRLILKNSGGTFTTAEWYYGPQKWQMHHLQVAVDQPTAIWDHARFTLAHQDYSESRHTRNFGSSNRTNRFENVKALSVNADIDKDLSDRTKLFYGLEYVSNKVGSTAYRENINNGNISTATTRYPDGSTWASIAGYASVRHKLSDQFLLNSSARITNVQTEATYDTALFDFPFTSASLNNTALNGSVGLVYNPNPNWKLYNNLSSGFRAPNVDDIGKVFDSQPGSVVVPNPNLEPELAYNAELGTTGRIGPVEVDVAAYYTLIDNAIARAPDTFNGADSIIYDGVLSAVLSQQNISSVKVAGFQLGLRWNIARYWLLTSHLNYQKGKETYPGSSETYSPTHVAPLFGATHLVFSWNDLRVDLYSVYNGEISYDNLALSERADAHLYAKDANGNPYAPSWWTLNLKTSFQAATYLTVDAGIENMLDKRYRPYSSGISAPGRNAIITLLFKI from the coding sequence ATGAAACACATCATTACCGTATTGGTATTGATGTGGGTTTATTACTTTCCTGTTTATGCACAGGAACAAAAGGATACAACCTACATCAATCCGAAAAATTTTATTCTTGACGAAACGGTTGTTTCGGCAAGCCGGTGGGAGCAGAATATACGCGAAGTTCCCAACCGCATTACAAAGATCAGTGCGGCTACCATTCAGTTTCAAAACCCGCAAACCGCAGCCGACTTGCTGGGAGTGTCCAACCAGGTATTCATTCAAAAGAGCCAACTTGGTGGCGGAAGCCCGATGATTCGCGGGTTTGCTACCAGCCGTGTGTTGCTGGTAATAGATGGCGTTCGGATGAACAACGCCATCTTCCGCAGCGGCAACGTGCAAAACATCATCTCGCTGGATGCCAGCACCATTGACGAATCGGAAGTGATTTTCGGTCCGGGTTCGGTTATCTATGGCAGCGATGCCATTGGCGGGGTGATGGACTTTCACACGTTAACGCCCCGGTTTTCTGAAAACGGAAAACTCCGGTTCAACGCGAATGCATTCAGCCGGTATTCATCGGCCAATAACGAAGCAACCAATCACCTTAACTTTACCCTTGGTTCAAAGAGGTGGTCATGGGTGGCGGCTTATACCCACTCCAATTATGACGATTTACTGATAGGGAGCAAAGGACCTGATGAATATTTACGACCCGATTTCCAGCGAAGGGTTAACAATACCGATTCCGTTTTTGTAAACAGTAATCCACGGCTGCAGGTACCTACCGGTTACAGTCAGGAAAATATTTTGCAAAAACTGGCCTTTCGCCCGACTGAGAACATTACGCTGCTGTATGCCTTTCATTATTCCAGAACTTCGGATGTGCCCCGGTACGACCGGCTGATTCTGAAAAATTCAGGCGGCACCTTTACCACTGCCGAGTGGTATTATGGCCCACAAAAATGGCAGATGCACCACCTGCAGGTAGCCGTGGATCAGCCTACGGCTATTTGGGATCATGCACGATTTACGCTGGCTCACCAGGATTATAGCGAAAGCCGCCACACCCGAAACTTTGGTTCATCCAACCGCACCAACCGGTTTGAAAATGTAAAGGCGCTTTCGGTTAATGCCGATATTGATAAAGACCTGTCGGACCGGACTAAACTTTTCTACGGCCTGGAGTATGTAAGCAATAAAGTGGGTTCAACAGCTTATCGGGAAAACATAAACAATGGCAACATCTCTACAGCAACTACCCGCTATCCCGATGGTTCAACCTGGGCATCCATTGCCGGATACGCCAGTGTTCGCCATAAACTGAGCGACCAGTTTTTACTGAACAGCAGTGCACGGATTACCAATGTGCAAACAGAAGCAACCTACGACACCGCTCTCTTTGATTTTCCATTTACATCAGCAAGCCTAAACAACACCGCGCTTAACGGCAGCGTGGGACTGGTTTACAATCCAAATCCGAACTGGAAGTTGTACAACAATCTTTCCAGCGGCTTCCGTGCACCCAATGTTGACGACATCGGTAAAGTATTCGATTCACAGCCCGGTAGCGTGGTAGTTCCCAATCCGAACCTTGAGCCGGAACTGGCATATAATGCTGAGCTTGGAACAACCGGTCGCATCGGGCCGGTAGAAGTGGACGTTGCCGCTTACTACACCCTTATTGATAATGCCATTGCCCGTGCACCGGATACGTTTAACGGGGCAGATAGCATTATTTATGATGGTGTGTTAAGTGCCGTGCTCTCTCAGCAGAATATCAGCTCGGTTAAGGTTGCCGGTTTCCAGCTGGGCTTGCGTTGGAATATTGCCCGATACTGGTTGCTAACCTCCCATCTCAACTATCAAAAAGGCAAAGAAACCTATCCGGGCAGCAGCGAAACCTATTCGCCTACGCACGTTGCACCCTTGTTTGGCGCTACTCATTTGGTTTTCTCCTGGAATGATTTACGGGTTGATTTATACTCGGTTTACAATGGCGAGATTAGCTACGATAACCTGGCATTATCCGAAAGAGCTGATGCACATTTGTATGCGAAGGATGCCAATGGCAATCCGTACGCACCTTCGTGGTGGACGTTGAATCTGAAAACATCGTTTCAGGCAGCAACGTATTTAACGGTTGATGCCGGTATTGAAAACATGCTTGATAAACGCTACCGCCCGTATTCTTCAGGCATATCGGCACCCGGCCGCAATGCAATTATTACCTTGCTGTTTAAAATTTAA
- a CDS encoding GH3 auxin-responsive promoter family protein, which produces MGLLNSILTWVMKKRIHQMELFMKYPHEVQEELYKKLVHAGKATEFGKTYDFAGIENDEQYRQRVPVHTYEQLYPYIERLMRGEQYLLWPTEIKWFSKSSGTTNARSKFIPVSYEALEDCHFKGGKDMLSIYVNNNPNTKIFDGKGLAVGGSHQVNENDPTASSYYGDVSAVIMQNLPVWAEFIRTPKLETALMSNWEEKIEKLAKETSVENVTNIAGVPTWTILLIQRVVELTGKKNIMEVWPNLEAFFHGAVSFKPYRKLFQDLIPNPNMVYWEIYNASEGFFGIQDRSNSDEMLLMLDYGIYYEFIPMDEAGDNKQKVIPLREVEIGKNYAMVITTNAGLWRYNIGDTIKFTSLSPYRIKISGRTKHFINAFGEEVIVDNAEVAITKACEATGAIIDNYTAAPIFLDANKKGGHEWIVEFKVKPADLAQFTYVLDTTLRQINSDYDAKRSHDLALVAPKVHSVDPGTFYNWMKKRGKLGGQNKVPRLSNTREYVEDILLMIQV; this is translated from the coding sequence ATGGGCCTGCTCAACTCCATCCTTACCTGGGTAATGAAAAAGCGCATCCACCAGATGGAGCTTTTTATGAAATATCCGCATGAAGTGCAGGAAGAACTTTATAAAAAGTTAGTTCACGCAGGCAAGGCAACTGAGTTTGGAAAAACCTATGATTTTGCCGGTATCGAAAATGATGAGCAGTACAGGCAGCGGGTTCCGGTTCACACGTATGAACAGTTATACCCCTATATCGAACGGCTGATGCGCGGAGAGCAGTACCTGCTTTGGCCCACCGAAATTAAATGGTTCTCAAAATCTTCAGGTACCACCAACGCACGAAGCAAGTTTATCCCCGTTTCTTACGAAGCGTTGGAGGATTGTCATTTTAAGGGAGGCAAGGATATGCTATCCATTTACGTGAACAATAATCCGAATACAAAAATTTTTGATGGCAAAGGGCTTGCTGTTGGCGGAAGCCACCAGGTAAATGAAAATGATCCAACGGCCTCTTCCTACTATGGCGATGTGTCGGCTGTGATCATGCAAAACCTGCCGGTATGGGCCGAGTTCATTCGCACGCCTAAGCTGGAAACAGCCTTGATGAGTAACTGGGAAGAGAAAATTGAAAAACTGGCTAAGGAAACATCGGTTGAAAACGTGACCAACATTGCCGGTGTACCCACCTGGACCATTTTGCTCATTCAGCGTGTGGTTGAATTAACCGGAAAGAAAAACATCATGGAAGTGTGGCCCAACCTGGAAGCATTTTTTCACGGAGCTGTTTCATTCAAACCCTATCGGAAACTGTTTCAAGACCTCATACCTAATCCAAATATGGTATACTGGGAGATCTATAATGCAAGTGAGGGCTTTTTCGGCATTCAGGACCGGAGCAACTCTGATGAAATGCTGCTGATGCTTGATTATGGCATTTATTATGAGTTTATCCCAATGGATGAAGCGGGAGATAACAAACAAAAAGTTATTCCCTTACGTGAAGTTGAAATCGGGAAAAACTATGCAATGGTTATTACCACCAATGCAGGCCTGTGGCGCTACAACATTGGCGACACCATTAAATTCACATCCCTATCGCCTTACCGCATAAAAATCTCCGGAAGGACCAAACATTTCATCAATGCCTTTGGCGAAGAGGTTATTGTTGACAATGCCGAAGTGGCTATTACAAAGGCGTGCGAGGCTACAGGTGCTATTATTGATAACTATACGGCAGCTCCTATATTTCTGGATGCTAACAAAAAGGGCGGGCATGAATGGATAGTTGAGTTTAAAGTTAAACCCGCTGACCTGGCCCAATTTACCTACGTGCTTGACACAACGCTGCGTCAAATAAACAGTGATTATGATGCCAAGCGATCCCACGATTTGGCATTGGTGGCCCCAAAAGTTCACAGCGTAGATCCGGGCACGTTTTACAACTGGATGAAGAAGCGCGGTAAATTAGGCGGGCAAAATAAGGTACCCCGGCTTTCCAATACACGCGAGTATGTGGAAGATATCCTGTTAATGATTCAGGTGTGA
- the recJ gene encoding single-stranded-DNA-specific exonuclease RecJ, whose protein sequence is MEKRWAYKTIPPAADIRALGKALNLNPYLSAILLQRGITNTQKAKEFFRPSLEGLHDPFLMRDMDKAVERLKRAIDNNEKILIYGDYDVDGTTAVALVYNYLNEFYPHCEIYIPDRNKEGYGVSKAGIEYAGENNFTLIIALDCGIKASDMVVLANSKGIDFIICDHHLPDEKIPHAVAVLDPKRSDCTYPFKELSGCGLGFKLIQAFARRYRTEKNVYRYLDLVAVSIASDIVPIIGENRILSFYGIKKLNDDPLPGLKALKEVSALKQELDVSGIVFTLGPRINAAGRVAHASAAVELLITKTEGQAADLAQHVDDKNDLRREFDLSITEEALAMIEENESFKTARSTVLFKDSWHKGVIGIVASRCIEKFYRPTVILTESNGKITGSARSVNGFDLYEAIEQCSDLLEKFGGHKYAAGLTLEKQNLEAFRQRFEEVVSSQITAEQLTPVIEIDVPVKFEAITPRFMSIIKQMAPFGPGNHKPVFEARNVFVFNALTSFKDKHLRFLAMQEGSDTVLQVVAFDLAEHYNRLSIGERFRMVFNLEENVYNGNTSIQLRVKDIKFD, encoded by the coding sequence GTGGAGAAGCGTTGGGCTTATAAAACAATTCCACCGGCAGCGGACATCCGGGCGCTTGGAAAGGCCTTAAACCTTAATCCATACCTCTCAGCCATTCTGCTACAGCGTGGTATTACCAACACACAAAAAGCTAAAGAATTTTTTCGTCCATCGCTGGAAGGATTGCACGACCCGTTCTTAATGCGCGACATGGATAAAGCTGTTGAACGGCTAAAGCGGGCAATAGACAATAATGAAAAGATCCTTATCTATGGTGACTACGATGTGGATGGCACTACCGCGGTAGCCCTGGTATATAATTACCTGAATGAATTCTATCCCCACTGCGAAATTTACATCCCCGATCGCAACAAAGAAGGGTACGGTGTTTCTAAGGCAGGAATTGAATATGCCGGTGAAAATAATTTTACGCTGATAATTGCACTGGATTGCGGCATCAAAGCATCGGACATGGTGGTGTTGGCCAACAGTAAAGGCATTGATTTTATTATCTGCGACCACCATTTGCCGGATGAAAAAATTCCACATGCCGTAGCCGTGCTCGATCCAAAACGGAGCGATTGTACATATCCATTCAAAGAACTGAGCGGGTGCGGATTGGGCTTTAAGCTTATTCAGGCCTTTGCCAGGCGGTATCGAACTGAAAAGAATGTTTATCGGTACCTGGATTTAGTGGCGGTTAGCATAGCATCCGACATCGTTCCAATTATCGGAGAAAACCGCATCCTGTCTTTTTATGGAATTAAAAAACTTAATGATGATCCACTACCGGGACTAAAAGCGTTGAAGGAAGTTTCTGCATTAAAACAAGAACTGGATGTTTCAGGAATTGTGTTTACCCTCGGTCCGCGCATTAATGCAGCCGGTAGGGTTGCTCACGCAAGTGCGGCCGTTGAATTGCTTATTACTAAAACCGAAGGCCAGGCTGCAGACCTTGCTCAACACGTTGATGATAAGAATGATTTGCGCAGAGAGTTTGATCTAAGCATTACCGAAGAAGCGCTGGCCATGATAGAAGAAAATGAATCTTTCAAAACGGCACGTTCAACGGTTCTGTTTAAAGACTCCTGGCACAAGGGTGTCATCGGCATTGTTGCTTCGCGTTGCATTGAAAAATTTTACCGGCCTACGGTTATCCTTACCGAATCAAATGGTAAGATAACAGGCTCTGCCCGCAGCGTGAACGGTTTTGATTTATATGAAGCTATTGAACAATGCAGCGACTTGCTTGAGAAATTCGGAGGGCACAAGTATGCGGCCGGGCTCACCCTGGAAAAGCAAAACCTTGAAGCGTTCCGGCAACGTTTTGAAGAAGTGGTTAGCAGCCAAATTACCGCTGAGCAGCTAACACCGGTAATCGAAATTGATGTTCCTGTTAAGTTTGAAGCGATTACACCCCGCTTCATGAGCATTATAAAGCAAATGGCACCGTTCGGACCGGGAAACCACAAGCCGGTATTTGAGGCACGGAATGTGTTTGTATTCAACGCGCTGACAAGTTTTAAAGACAAGCATCTGCGCTTTTTGGCTATGCAAGAAGGGAGCGACACTGTTTTGCAGGTTGTTGCGTTTGATTTGGCCGAACATTATAACCGCCTTTCAATTGGCGAGCGATTCAGAATGGTGTTTAACCTTGAAGAGAACGTATATAATGGAAACACCAGCATTCAATTGCGGGTAAAGGATATTAAATTTGACTGA